One region of Paenibacillus polymyxa M1 genomic DNA includes:
- a CDS encoding sugar kinase, with the protein MTATLDAVTFGEPMAMFYANEAGSLDEVRSFTKALAGAETNVSAGLSRLGLRAGLVTKLGEDTFGKFIADALRQEKIDTQNVMFTKDHSTGMLIKSKVTSGDPEVEYFRRHSAASTLSIADFNEAYFAGARHLHFTGISVALSPECRDFARHAKQFMKKAGKTVSFDPNLRPKLWPDTQTMVEAINEASEGCDWLLPGIHEGKILTGYTSPEDIASFYLDRGTSLVIIKLGTEGAYYKSADAEGYVKRFRVDHVVDTVGAGDGFAAGVISALLEGLPLAEAVKRGNALGALAVMSAGDMDGYPTRAELESFLLSASTN; encoded by the coding sequence ATGACCGCAACATTGGATGCTGTTACCTTCGGAGAACCCATGGCCATGTTTTACGCCAATGAAGCAGGCTCTCTGGATGAGGTGCGTTCATTCACCAAAGCGCTGGCCGGAGCGGAGACGAATGTTTCGGCCGGTTTGTCGCGTTTGGGACTACGAGCCGGACTCGTGACCAAACTTGGCGAGGATACGTTCGGCAAGTTCATTGCCGATGCACTGCGTCAAGAGAAGATTGACACCCAAAATGTCATGTTTACCAAAGACCACTCTACCGGGATGCTGATTAAATCCAAAGTTACCAGCGGCGATCCTGAGGTCGAATATTTTCGCAGGCATTCCGCCGCTTCCACACTGAGCATTGCTGATTTTAACGAGGCTTACTTTGCCGGGGCTCGCCACCTGCACTTTACAGGTATTTCTGTCGCACTTTCCCCTGAATGCCGCGACTTCGCCCGACATGCGAAGCAGTTTATGAAAAAGGCAGGCAAAACCGTATCCTTCGATCCCAACCTCAGACCCAAGTTATGGCCTGACACACAAACGATGGTGGAGGCGATTAACGAAGCATCCGAGGGTTGCGACTGGCTGCTGCCAGGCATTCATGAAGGTAAAATACTAACAGGCTATACTTCGCCTGAAGATATCGCTTCGTTCTACCTCGATCGCGGCACCTCGCTGGTGATCATCAAGCTGGGAACCGAAGGCGCCTATTACAAATCCGCAGATGCAGAGGGATATGTCAAGCGTTTCCGCGTAGATCATGTCGTGGATACCGTCGGCGCAGGTGACGGCTTTGCCGCAGGTGTTATCAGCGCACTGCTGGAAGGATTACCCCTGGCTGAAGCAGTCAAGCGCGGTAATGCACTTGGTGCGCTGGCTGTCATGTCAGCCGGAGACATGGACGGCTATCCGACGCGAGCCGAATTGGAATCTTTTTTGCTCAGCGCCAGCACCAATTAG
- a CDS encoding LacI family DNA-binding transcriptional regulator yields MKKPTIEDVAQKAGVSKSTVSQFLNKRYKYMSDQTKDRIAEVIQELNYQPNGLARSLKQNRTFMVGVIVANIDYTLSIQSIRAIEEELQRFGIQVIICNADENPDKESQYIEMLKARQVDGLIIFPTGKHADIYNQLIREKYPLVFLDRLVDGVNTRSLLLDNEMAIKLAIQELVAHKHERIALITLPLGLNRITPRVERLSGYKKALEEHGLPFREEYMHSVPREEIQQTLKELFQLPEPPTALLAGNDIVLAEALKYVNARRIRIPAELSIIGIDDAEFAHIYNPPITTITQPIADMGKQAAKTLLSSIEEGGESVPIIYRFVPDINRGESVKTL; encoded by the coding sequence ATGAAGAAGCCGACGATTGAAGATGTTGCCCAGAAGGCGGGAGTGTCTAAAAGCACGGTCTCGCAATTTCTGAACAAACGATATAAATATATGAGCGACCAAACCAAGGACCGGATCGCCGAGGTTATTCAAGAGCTGAACTATCAGCCTAACGGGCTGGCCCGCAGCTTGAAGCAAAACCGGACGTTTATGGTGGGAGTTATTGTAGCCAACATTGATTATACGCTGTCGATTCAGTCTATCCGTGCGATTGAGGAGGAATTACAGCGCTTTGGCATTCAGGTGATCATTTGCAACGCCGATGAAAACCCTGACAAGGAAAGTCAGTATATTGAGATGCTCAAGGCCCGCCAAGTGGACGGCTTAATCATCTTCCCGACAGGAAAGCATGCGGACATTTACAACCAGCTCATTCGGGAAAAATATCCATTGGTGTTTTTGGACCGCCTGGTGGACGGTGTCAATACACGCAGCCTGCTGCTGGATAACGAAATGGCGATTAAGCTGGCGATTCAGGAACTTGTGGCTCACAAGCATGAACGAATTGCGTTGATTACCTTGCCCCTTGGCTTGAATCGGATTACTCCACGAGTGGAGCGGCTCAGCGGATATAAGAAGGCGCTGGAGGAGCATGGCTTGCCATTTCGTGAAGAGTATATGCACAGTGTGCCGAGAGAAGAAATCCAGCAGACACTGAAGGAACTGTTCCAACTGCCGGAGCCGCCGACTGCACTGTTGGCCGGGAATGATATCGTGTTGGCTGAGGCGTTGAAGTATGTGAATGCCCGCCGTATACGTATTCCGGCAGAATTGTCCATTATCGGGATTGACGATGCGGAGTTTGCCCATATTTACAATCCGCCCATTACGACCATTACACAACCGATTGCGGATATGGGGAAGCAGGCGGCAAAAACGCTGCTGTCCAGCATTGAGGAAGGCGGCGAGTCGGTTCCGATTATTTACCGATTTGTGCCGGATATCAATCGAGGGGAATCCGTCAAAACGCTGTAG
- a CDS encoding MATE family efflux transporter, whose translation MTTRALKNGSVLSEAKELNLFRLTWPIFLELFLFMLMGSVDTFMLSSVSDNAVSGVGASNQIISIAILVLEVIGNGAAIVVAQYIGSKKLVEAAQVTGTAITLNLMVGLLLSVIFLVFGTHMLQWLNVQGDILTYAESYMSIVGGAIFLQALINSLAATIRTHGFTKETMYVSVFMNVIHVVGNYVLILGHWGMPALGVEGAAISTVGSRFICLLIFFWLMYRVTEVRVEWKYYVHLSRKFITKILRIGVPSALESIMYQSCQLIFTLYVTYLGAEAMATRQYANNISSYIYLFSMAVGMGTAIVVGRLVGAREKDTAYKRVLSSVKWALLVTVIIDAVVIFFRVPLLGLFTENPEIIRLGAQVILLSILLETGRTTNIVIINSLRAAGDAKFPVFMGLISMVCMSLPLGYLLVFKLDMGLAGVWLAIAADEWTRAVIMYARWRSRLWERHSLVEHDTPDQPATPVPAH comes from the coding sequence ATGACAACCAGAGCACTAAAAAATGGTTCGGTATTGTCCGAAGCCAAGGAACTGAATTTGTTCCGTTTGACATGGCCTATTTTCCTTGAATTGTTCCTGTTTATGCTAATGGGAAGCGTCGATACATTCATGCTCAGTTCTGTATCTGATAATGCAGTGTCGGGTGTGGGCGCGTCCAATCAAATTATTTCAATCGCTATCCTTGTACTGGAGGTTATCGGCAACGGCGCTGCTATCGTCGTAGCTCAATATATCGGTTCTAAGAAACTTGTCGAAGCGGCCCAGGTGACGGGTACGGCCATTACTCTGAATTTAATGGTAGGTCTTTTGCTAAGCGTGATTTTTCTTGTGTTTGGTACTCATATGTTGCAATGGCTAAATGTCCAGGGGGATATTCTGACTTACGCAGAATCCTATATGAGTATTGTCGGGGGGGCCATTTTCCTTCAGGCATTGATTAACTCGCTGGCGGCGACCATTCGTACGCATGGTTTTACCAAAGAAACGATGTATGTATCGGTTTTTATGAACGTGATCCACGTGGTCGGCAACTATGTTTTAATTTTGGGGCATTGGGGAATGCCTGCACTCGGTGTAGAAGGTGCTGCTATTTCTACAGTAGGTAGCCGCTTTATTTGTCTCTTGATCTTCTTCTGGCTGATGTACCGGGTAACTGAGGTCCGTGTCGAGTGGAAATATTACGTCCATTTATCCAGAAAATTCATCACAAAAATATTGCGTATTGGTGTACCATCCGCGCTGGAGTCCATCATGTATCAGTCGTGTCAGCTCATATTTACACTGTATGTGACTTATCTGGGCGCTGAAGCGATGGCGACACGTCAATATGCCAATAATATTTCGAGCTATATTTATTTGTTCAGTATGGCAGTTGGTATGGGAACGGCTATTGTAGTGGGAAGGCTCGTGGGAGCCAGGGAGAAGGATACGGCTTATAAACGTGTATTGAGCAGTGTGAAATGGGCGCTGCTCGTGACTGTGATCATTGATGCAGTGGTTATCTTTTTCCGTGTACCCTTACTCGGTTTGTTTACGGAAAACCCTGAAATTATTCGTTTGGGTGCGCAGGTTATTTTACTTAGCATTCTGCTGGAAACTGGCCGGACGACAAATATCGTCATTATTAACTCGTTGCGTGCTGCTGGAGATGCCAAGTTCCCAGTCTTTATGGGTCTGATCTCCATGGTCTGCATGAGCTTGCCGCTGGGTTATCTGCTGGTATTCAAGCTGGATATGGGACTCGCTGGTGTGTGGCTGGCGATTGCTGCTGATGAATGGACTCGTGCTGTCATCATGTATGCCCGCTGGAGAAGCCGGTTATGGGAAAGGCATTCGCTGGTCGAGCACGATACACCGGATCAACCTGCTACGCCTGTTCCGGCACACTAA
- a CDS encoding acryloyl-CoA reductase, whose protein sequence is MTQSFQALVVDQTQDGEVQAEVRSLKTDSLPAGEVLIRVAYSSINYKDGLAARKDGNIVKSYPFVPGIDCSGTVVSSEDSRFSEGQAVLVTGYGLGVSHFGGFSQYARVPADWVVPLSDGLTLREAMIFGTAGFTAALSLYRLEQNDVAPEKGKVLVTGATGGVGGAAIALLHKKGYHVVASSGKADSHDYLRALGAADVISREEVYDGAESIRPLAKQLWQAAVDPVGGKPLASLLSQIAYNGSVAVSGLTAGTKLPTTVLPFILRGVNLLGIDSVFCPYDTRVAIWKHLGSDWKPKQLEQLVEREIGLGDLPSALEDILAARSQGRTIVRLAD, encoded by the coding sequence ATGACTCAATCATTTCAAGCCCTTGTCGTCGATCAGACGCAGGACGGAGAGGTTCAAGCAGAAGTACGTTCTTTGAAAACTGACAGTTTACCTGCTGGAGAAGTATTGATTCGTGTCGCTTATTCCAGCATCAATTATAAAGACGGGCTTGCCGCCCGCAAGGATGGCAATATTGTCAAATCCTATCCGTTCGTACCCGGCATAGATTGCTCGGGAACCGTCGTCTCTTCGGAGGATAGCCGTTTTAGCGAAGGACAAGCGGTACTCGTTACCGGGTACGGGCTGGGTGTGTCTCATTTCGGAGGATTCAGCCAATATGCGCGTGTGCCTGCGGACTGGGTGGTTCCGCTTTCCGACGGACTCACGCTGAGAGAGGCGATGATTTTTGGGACAGCCGGATTCACCGCAGCCCTGTCGTTATATCGGCTGGAGCAAAACGACGTTGCGCCGGAGAAGGGTAAGGTGCTCGTCACCGGTGCGACGGGTGGCGTAGGCGGTGCAGCCATTGCCTTGCTGCACAAGAAGGGCTATCATGTCGTAGCCAGCAGTGGCAAGGCTGATTCGCATGATTACCTCAGGGCGCTCGGAGCAGCCGATGTTATTTCGCGTGAGGAGGTTTACGACGGTGCCGAGAGCATCCGACCGCTAGCCAAGCAGCTTTGGCAAGCGGCTGTAGACCCTGTAGGCGGAAAGCCGCTCGCTTCGTTGCTCAGCCAGATCGCCTACAACGGCTCTGTTGCCGTGAGCGGCCTGACGGCAGGCACCAAGCTGCCTACGACGGTGCTGCCGTTTATTTTGCGCGGCGTAAATCTACTGGGCATAGACTCTGTCTTCTGCCCCTATGATACCCGCGTAGCGATCTGGAAACACCTCGGCAGTGACTGGAAGCCGAAACAGCTAGAACAGCTCGTTGAGCGCGAAATTGGCTTGGGTGACCTGCCAAGCGCGCTTGAAGACATCCTGGCAGCCCGCTCACAGGGTAGAACGATTGTACGGCTGGCTGATTAA
- a CDS encoding RNA polymerase sigma factor, with translation MESNRELFDLYQRDVYRTCYYMVHNASDAEDLTQEVFITLFRSNREHIEQLKAWIMKVTVNHCLNHLKRRKSLHLKVSANPHLFTGTENKPVDRQVEERESAEEWAVYMNRLPAKIRAVLTLRYMHDFTLAEISKLLEIPLGTVKSRTHKGLKLMEQILREAGAQIPELEGENYEQHRKGIEAQVK, from the coding sequence TTGGAGAGTAATCGAGAACTGTTTGATCTGTATCAGCGGGATGTATATCGAACCTGCTACTACATGGTCCATAACGCCTCGGATGCGGAGGATTTAACACAGGAAGTGTTTATTACCTTGTTTCGCAGCAATCGTGAGCACATCGAGCAACTAAAAGCCTGGATTATGAAAGTTACGGTCAATCATTGTCTGAACCATCTTAAACGCCGAAAAAGCCTGCATCTGAAAGTATCGGCCAATCCCCATCTTTTTACTGGAACAGAAAACAAGCCTGTGGACAGGCAGGTGGAGGAACGCGAGTCGGCTGAGGAATGGGCTGTTTATATGAATCGCCTACCGGCCAAAATCCGCGCTGTGCTGACACTTCGCTATATGCATGATTTCACGCTTGCAGAAATATCCAAACTGCTGGAAATTCCGCTGGGAACCGTCAAATCCAGGACACACAAAGGGCTAAAGTTAATGGAACAAATACTGCGGGAGGCTGGCGCACAGATTCCCGAGCTGGAAGGAGAGAACTATGAACAACATAGAAAAGGCATTGAAGCACAAGTTAAATGA